Proteins encoded together in one Prunus dulcis chromosome 3, ALMONDv2, whole genome shotgun sequence window:
- the LOC117623022 gene encoding shikimate O-hydroxycinnamoyltransferase, translating into MERGEFKVTMIKQEVVAAALPLQEHWLPLSNLDLLLPPVDVGVFFCYKNEQSMSFWSMVGVLRKAMAQALVTFYAFSGEVVQNSVGEPEILCNNRGVDFFEAFADVEFKDLNLYDPDESIEGKLVPKKKHGVLAVQATELKCGGMVVACSFDHRIADAYSTNMFLVSWAEMAQSKSLSLLPTFRRSLLNPRRPGHIDPSLNDMYVPITALPPPKNDTDVDQDHLISRIYYVTAEQLDNLQALASSNGFKRTKLESFCAFLWKMVAKSDTKIGCAKKLCKMGIVVDGRTRLSQRGNYRSHQASHMITYFGNVLSIPFGVEKVEDLVEKSLNWVAEEVHDFLKCAVTKEHFLGLIDWVEAHRPVPALAKIYSSGSEEGPAFVVSSGQRFPVSEVDFGWGLPVFGSYHFPWGGNAGYVMPMPSPARKGDWIVYMHIFKGQLELIEKEAAHVFRPLTFDYLSQI; encoded by the exons ATGGAGAGAGGAGAGTTCAAGGTGACCATGATCAAGCAGGAAGTGGTGGCTGCTGCCTTGCCATTGCAAGAGCACTGGCTGCCACTCTCCAACCTTGACTTGCTTCTGCCTCCTGTGGACGTGGGGGTGTTTTTCTGCTACAAAAATGAGCAGAGCATGAGCTTCTGGTCTATGGTTGGGGTTCTGAGAAAGGCCATGGCCCAAGCTTTGGTCACTTTCTATGCCTTCTCTGGTGAGGTGGTGCAAAACTCTGTTGGGGAGCCTGAGATCTTGTGCAACAACCGTGGTGTCGATTTTTTTGAAGCCTTTGCAGATGTTGAGTTTAAGGACCTTAACCTTTATGACCCTGATGAGAGCATAGAGGGCAAATTGGTTCCCAAGAAGAAGCATGGGGTGCTGGCCGTCCAG GCAACTGAGCTCAAGTGTGGAGGAATGGTGGTGGCATGCTCGTTTGATCATCGCATAGCAGATGCCTACTCGACCAACATGTTTCTGGTCTCATGGGCTGAGATGGCTCAGTCGAAATCACTCTCTCTGCTACCAACTTTTCGTCGTTCTTTGCTCAACCCTCGTCGTCCTGGTCACATTGATCCCTCCCTAAACGACATGTACGTGCCCATCACAGCTCTGCCACCTCCCAAAAACGACACTGATGTTGACCAAGACCATCTCATCAGTCGCATATACTACGTCACAGCAGAGCAACTTGATAATCTGCAAGCCCTTGCAAGCTCCAATGGGTTCAAAAGGACCAAGCTCGAGTCGTTTTGTGCATTCTTGTGGAAGATGGTGGCTAAATCTGACACTAAAATTGGTTGTGccaaaaaattatgcaaaatGGGCATTGTTGTTGATGGACGTACAAGATTAAGTCAGCGAGGAAATTACCGAAGTCACCAAGCCTCACATATGATTACATACTTTGGAAATGTGCTATCCATTCCatttggtgtggaaaaagTGGAAGACCTAGTTGAAAAGTCGTTGAATTGGGTAGCTGAGGAAGTCCATGATTTTTTGAAATGTGCTGTAACAAAGGAgcattttttggggttaatAGATTGGGTTGAGGCTCATAGACCGGTGCCAGCCTTGGCCAAGATATACAGCAGTGGAAGTGAAGAAGGGCCCGCTTTTGTCGTGTCATCGGGGCAAAGATTTCCTGTTTCGGAGGTGGATTTCGGGTGGGGACTGCCGGTTTTCGGGTCATACCATTTCCCGTGGGGCGGCAATGCCGGGTATGTGATGCCAATGCCGAGTCCGGCTAGGAAAGGTGACTGGATTGTGTACATGCACATCTTCAAAGGGCAGCTGGAGTTAATAGAGAAGGAGGCTGCTCATGTGTTTAGACCCTTGACTTTTGATTATCTTAgtcaaatttga